Below is a window of Halogeometricum rufum DNA.
GCGTCGTCGAAACTGCTGCCGGGGAAGCGACACGACGTGGCGACGATTCGGTACTTCCACTCGGCGGACGGCGAGTCCTGGGAGACGGGCGGCCGCGTCTTCGAACCCGAGGGGACGCTCGGGTCCCGGCAGTGGGCCGGGTCGGCCCTGCACGACGACGGCGACGTGTACCTCTACTACACCGCCGCGGGTCTGAGCGACGAACCCGAACTCACCTACTCGCAGCGCATCGCCCTCGCGACGGGCGGCACCATCGACGCCGACGACGGCGGGGTCAGTATCGAGGGGCCGTGGGACCACTCGGTCCTCCTCGAACCCGACGGCGAGTGGTACGAACGCGAGGCGCAGAGCCGCGGGATGACGTACACGTTCCGCGACCCGTGGTTCTTCGAGGACCCCGCCTCCGGCGAGACGTACCTGCTGTTCGAGGCGAACACGCCCGTCCCCGAGGGGTCCGACGCCTGCGACGGGGACGCCGCGCGACAGGCGTTCAACGGGAGCGTCGGCATCGCCCACTCGCCGACGGGCGACCCCACCGAGTTCGAGTTGCGGCCGCCGCTTCTGGACGCCGTCTGCGTGAATCAGGAACTCGAACGCCCCCACCTCGTCGTCCGCGACGGGACGTACTACCTGTTCGTCTCCAGCCACCACCACACGTTCGCGCCGGATATCGAGGGCTACGACGCCCTGTACGGGTTCGTCGCCGACGGCCTGCGCGGCGACTACGAACCGCTGAACGGGCACGGGATGATCCTGACGAACCCCGCGAACGCGCCGTTTCAGGCGTACTCGTGGCTGGCGTACGACCACGGCGACGAACTGCTCGTCACCTCCTTCTTCAACTACTTCGACTACGACCGGCCGTCGATGGACGACGTCGCCCTCCTCCCCGAGGACGAGCAGATGCGCCGCTTCGGCGGCACCCTCGCGCCGACGGTGAGGGTGGCGCTTGAGGGGTCCGAGACGCGCGTCCGCGGAACGCTCGGACACGGCCACCTCCCCCTCGCGCGCGAGTCGTTACCGGCGGACCCGTTCGAGGGCGACGTCGGCGCGGAACGCGACCCGTACCGCTACTGACCGCACCGACCGCGCCCCACTCACTCAGTCGCGCGAACGCGCCGGGAACGTCGCGTCGAGTTCCCACGCGTCCATCGACGCGAGTTCGACGGTCCCGCCGACGGCCCGGAGCGACACGCCGTCCGCGTCCGCGCGGGTGGGGTAGACCCGACTCGTCAGACACCGACGTTCGTTCGCGTACAGTTCCAGCACCGACCCGTCGACGAACGCCCGGAGCGACAGCGTCCCGTCCGCCACGGGCATCCGCTGGGGTTCGGTGTCGGGCACGCCGTCGAGGGCGCTCCGCGACCGGTCGACGACCACCTCGTCGCCGCCGTACCGGACGACGGTCCGTTCGTTCCGCGCCGGCGACTCGAACAGGCCGAGTTCGAACGTCGCGTCGGCGTCGTCTCCGTGTCTGTTGCCGACGCTGTCTTCGTCGCCGTCGCCGACGCTGTCTTCGTCGCCGTCGCCGACGCTGTCTTCGTCGCCGTCGCCGACGCTGACCTCGAACGCGAGTTCGTAGGCGTTGCCCGACAGGTCCAGCGTCCGCGACGCGCCGGGTTCGAGCGTGAGACGCTCTTCGCGGCGGCGCTTCCCGCGCAGGTCCCGCAGTTCCCGGGCGGGTCGCTGGCGGAGTTCGCCGTCCTCGACGGACAGTTCGCGGGGGACGGTGAGCACTCCCGACCACCCGGCGTGCCACTGCGCCTCCGCGCCGCGCGCCTCCGGCACCCACCCCCACGTGAGGACGCGGCCGTCGTCCGTCCGGGTCGACTGCGGGGCGTAGTAGTCGCCGTAGTCCA
It encodes the following:
- a CDS encoding glycoside hydrolase family 68 protein; this encodes MTDEERPAVPTDRPAWTRDHAARLRRDETNVTPIIYPPEANLDEDLHVWDTWWLRDRDGSPAEVNGRRVVFALTASSKLLPGKRHDVATIRYFHSADGESWETGGRVFEPEGTLGSRQWAGSALHDDGDVYLYYTAAGLSDEPELTYSQRIALATGGTIDADDGGVSIEGPWDHSVLLEPDGEWYEREAQSRGMTYTFRDPWFFEDPASGETYLLFEANTPVPEGSDACDGDAARQAFNGSVGIAHSPTGDPTEFELRPPLLDAVCVNQELERPHLVVRDGTYYLFVSSHHHTFAPDIEGYDALYGFVADGLRGDYEPLNGHGMILTNPANAPFQAYSWLAYDHGDELLVTSFFNYFDYDRPSMDDVALLPEDEQMRRFGGTLAPTVRVALEGSETRVRGTLGHGHLPLARESLPADPFEGDVGAERDPYRY